The following proteins are encoded in a genomic region of Tigriopus californicus strain San Diego chromosome 6, Tcal_SD_v2.1, whole genome shotgun sequence:
- the LOC131881991 gene encoding uncharacterized protein LOC131881991 isoform X2, with protein sequence MSNSLGHAKTMTDLQGDSLDRGGRYYGGGRRYYSKGHSSYSGGGGGGGGITGGRSGGYSGGSGYSVGGGGGHGGGYSGYSGVVVVAAMVLATLVILAEVVTLAILRVVEATAATMGVTQLVVTLVVEEVVTDLVPHIAATRALLLE encoded by the exons atgtcaaatt CCTTGGGGCATGCCAAAACCATGACTGACCTTCAGGGTGATTCTTTGGATAGAGGAGGCCGATATTATGGAGGTGGCCGTCGTTACTACTCCAAAGGCCACTCTAGCTATTctggaggtggtggaggaggaggaggcattACTGGTGGAAGAAGTGGTGGCTACTCTGGTGGATCTGGCTATTCTGTTGGGGGCGGCGGCGGCCATGGTGGTGGCTACTCTGGTTATTCtggtgtggtggtggtggcggccaTGGTGTTGGCTACTCTGGTTATTCTGGCGGAGGTGGTTACTCTGGCTATTCTAAGGGTGGTGGAGGCAACGGCGGCTACAATGGGGGTTACGCAACTGGTGGTCACtctggtggtggaggaggtggtTACAGATCTGGTTCCTCATATAGCAGCTACAAGGGCGCTATTATTAGAATGA
- the LOC131881991 gene encoding holotricin-3-like isoform X1 produces MKLSIVCSIAILATLGHAKTMTDLQGDSLDRGGRYYGGGRRYYSKGHSSYSGGGGGGGGITGGRSGGYSGGSGYSVGGGGGHGGGYSGYSGVVVVAAMVLATLVILAEVVTLAILRVVEATAATMGVTQLVVTLVVEEVVTDLVPHIAATRALLLE; encoded by the exons ATGAAGCTCTCAATTGTATGCTCAATTGCAATTCTTGCCA CCTTGGGGCATGCCAAAACCATGACTGACCTTCAGGGTGATTCTTTGGATAGAGGAGGCCGATATTATGGAGGTGGCCGTCGTTACTACTCCAAAGGCCACTCTAGCTATTctggaggtggtggaggaggaggaggcattACTGGTGGAAGAAGTGGTGGCTACTCTGGTGGATCTGGCTATTCTGTTGGGGGCGGCGGCGGCCATGGTGGTGGCTACTCTGGTTATTCtggtgtggtggtggtggcggccaTGGTGTTGGCTACTCTGGTTATTCTGGCGGAGGTGGTTACTCTGGCTATTCTAAGGGTGGTGGAGGCAACGGCGGCTACAATGGGGGTTACGCAACTGGTGGTCACtctggtggtggaggaggtggtTACAGATCTGGTTCCTCATATAGCAGCTACAAGGGCGCTATTATTAGAATGA
- the LOC131882492 gene encoding uncharacterized protein LOC131882492, with product MTKRKDGLGYEASLPWAPEVDRPKNNRPIAEKRLESLERRFTRDGRFHHAYVKAIKTTLRNGYAKLIEDPEELDHSNQAFLPHHGVWEKYGEKEGLCLTQLRGSMGGASMIASLRDPHFNDAIGFAIYLRSQNVDKIHVAFVCGNARVAPCSASSIPRLELCEALEASIASREILEELTIPINHVLYFTDSLVVLGYIMNTQKRFSRIGSWTRQINATLGFLKICSGWLEKARRSLANPNTGIPFECNKQTAEKLLIQCAQATLYPDVLAKLKKGHKIPPTHAFLSPVLDPNGILRVGGRLDRSQEPFEQKHPILIPKDHPIHTTILHHYHQMTNHQGRHLTHEAIRTAGYFLESGRKSIHHLMSSCIVCRRLRSQPQVQVMANLPSDRVEAVPPFSNTGLDVFGPFTINDGRTTRCTPTSKKCWALLLTCLISRAVHIEMLPLLDTSSFKNALKRFFAIRGPCKVIRSNQGTNIIGSLGEDAKNIDLDVIGLDLKTNGCTWILNPPHASHFGGAWERKIGSIRRVLEGSLVLLGPRTLSRDELHTFLLEATAIVNSTPLWDISFDPNDPTPLSPSSLLTLREGNQSPNIGVFSKDDLLAYGKKRWRRVQFLADQFWVRWRTQYLLDISERRKWTHPKRSLKIGELVLLKSKTEKRLSWPTAIVQYIRMSQDGYVRSVTVKQSISTSGGGCHSRFYNRPISELVLICPTSEE from the exons ATGACAAAGCGGAAGGACGGTCTAGGCTATGAGGCCTCCTTGCCTTGGGCCCCCGAGGTGGATCGACCCAAAAATAATCGACCTATTGCTGAAAAACGTTTGGAGAGCCTTGAAAGAAGATTCACTCGTGACGGACGTTTCCATCACGCCTATGTCAAGGCTATCAAGACGACGCTCAGGAATGGCTATGCCAAGCTTATCGAAGATCCTGAGGAGTTGGACCATTCTAACCAAGCCTTCCTGCCGCACCACGGTGTATGGGAGAAGtatggagaaaaagaagggtTGTGCTTGACTCAGCTGCGAGGTTCCATGGGCGGAGCATCAATGATTGCCTCCTTACGGGACCCTCACTTCAAT GATGCCATCGGGTTCGCCATTTACTTGCGCTCTCAGAACGTGGATAAAATACATGTGGCCTTCGTTTGTGGAAATGCCCGAGTAGCTCCCTGCTCGGCTTCATCCATTCCACGTCTTGAGCTCTGTGAAGCCTTGGAGGCTTCCATCGCGTCACGAGAAATTCTCGAAGAACTTACCATCCCCATCAATCACGTCCTCTATTTCACCGACAGTCTTGTAGTGCTGGGATACATCATGAACACACAAAAACGATTCAGCCG GATTGGCTCCTGGACCCGTCAAATCAATGCAACACTGGGATTCCTTAAAATATGCTCCGGATGGCTAGAGAAAGCAAGGAGGTCTCTAGCAAACCCAAACACGGGCATCCCTTTTGAGTGCAACAAACAAACGGCCGAGAAACTGCTTATACAATGCGCTCAAGCCACACTGTATCCCGACGTCCTTGCTAAATTAAAGAAAGGACACAAAATTCCCCCCACTCATGCTTTTCTCTCTCCTGTGCTTGATCCCAACGGAATTCTACGGGTGGGTGGTCGCCTGGATAGATCTCAGGAACCTTTCGAACAAAAGCATCCTATCCTAATTCCCAAAGACCACCCCATTCACACAACCATCTtgcatcattatcatcagaTGACCAACCACCAAGGAAGACACCTCACTCACGAAGCAATTCGGACAGCTGGATACTTTCTTGAGAGTGGAAGAAAGAGCATTCATCACCTCATGTCTTCTTGCATTGTGTGCCGGCGCCTACGAAGTCAACCGCAAGTCCAAGTCATGGCCAATCTTCCCTCAGATCGTGTCGAAGCCGTGCCACCATTTTCCAACACAGGGCTAGACGTATTTGGTCCATTCACCATTAACGATGGGCGTACAACTCGTTGCACGCCCACTTCAAAGAAATGTTGGGCTCTGCTACTCACTTGCCTAATTTCTAGAGCAGTGCACATCGAAATGCTTCCACTCTTGGACACTTCAAGCTTTAAAAATGCCTTGAAACGCTTTTTTGCTATTCGCGGTCCATGCAAAGTCATTCGAAGCAACCAAGGAACAAACATCATAGGATCCTTGGGAGAAGACGCTAAAAACATTGACTTGGACGTTATTGGGTTGGACTTGAAAACGAATGGTTGCACCTGGATACTTAACCCACCTCATGCTTCACACTTTGGAGGGGCCTGGGAGCGCAAGATTGGATCGATCCGGCGAGTGCTGGAGGGTTCCCTGGTTCTCCTTGGCCCTCGAACCTTGTCAAGAGACGAGCTCCACACGTTCCTTCTCGAGGCTACTGCTATCGTAAACTCCACCCCCCTCTGGGATATATCTTTTGATCCAAACGACCCGACCCCTCTTTCTCCATCTTCATTGTTGACCCTAAGGGAGGGCAACCAATCCCCGAACATTGGCGTCTTTTCCAAAGATGACCTTCTGGCTTATGGGAAAAAGCGATGGAGAAGGGTTCAGTTCTTAGCGGATCAATTTTGGGTTCGGTGGAGAACTCAATATCTTCTCGACATCTCCGAACGCAGAAAATGGACACATCCGAAACGGTCGTTGAAGATTGGAGAACTGGTGCTCCTAAAAAGCAAAACCGAAAAACGATTGTCCTGGCCAACCGCCATCGTCCAGTATATCCGAATGAGCCAAGACGGATATGTCCGTTCCGTCACAGTAAAACAAAGCATTTCCACTTCAGGTGGTGGATGCCACTCTCGTTTCTACAACCGTCCAATATCAGAACTAGTGCTCATCTGTCCCACATCTGAGGAATGA